Proteins from one Flavobacterium branchiarum genomic window:
- the aroC gene encoding chorismate synthase codes for MAGNSYGTLFKITTFGESHGEALGGIIDGCPSGITLDLEAIQFEMSRRKPGQSAIVTQRKEPDDVQFLSGVFEGKTTGTPIGFIIPNTNQKSDDYSHIKDNYRPSHADYVYDKKYGFRDYRGGGRSSARETASRVVAGAIAKQMLPDIKINAYVSSVGPIHLDTPYQELDFSKTESNPVRCPDEAKAATMEEYIRDIRKQGDTVGGVVSCVIQNVPVGLGEPVFDKLHAELGKAMLSINAVKGFEYGSGFSGSEMKGSQHNDLYNTDGTTKTNLSGGIQGGISNGMDIYFRVAFKPVATIMQTQDSLDNKGNITPMTGKGRHDPCVVPRAVPIVEAMAAIVLADFHLINKTY; via the coding sequence ATGGCGGGAAATAGCTACGGAACACTATTTAAAATTACAACATTTGGAGAATCTCATGGGGAAGCTTTAGGCGGAATTATAGATGGTTGTCCTTCTGGAATAACATTGGATCTTGAGGCGATTCAGTTTGAAATGTCTAGAAGAAAACCTGGACAGTCGGCAATAGTAACTCAACGGAAAGAACCAGATGATGTGCAATTTTTATCTGGTGTTTTTGAAGGTAAAACTACTGGTACTCCAATTGGTTTTATTATTCCGAATACAAATCAGAAATCAGATGATTATTCACATATAAAAGACAATTATAGACCTAGTCATGCTGATTATGTTTATGACAAGAAGTATGGTTTTCGTGATTACCGTGGTGGTGGTCGTAGTTCTGCTCGTGAAACAGCTAGCAGAGTTGTAGCAGGAGCTATTGCTAAACAAATGCTACCAGATATTAAGATTAACGCTTATGTTTCGTCAGTAGGACCAATTCATTTAGATACGCCATATCAGGAATTAGATTTTTCTAAAACAGAAAGTAATCCTGTTCGTTGTCCAGATGAAGCAAAAGCGGCAACAATGGAAGAGTATATTAGAGATATTAGAAAACAAGGAGATACTGTAGGTGGTGTAGTTTCATGCGTGATTCAAAATGTACCTGTAGGTTTAGGAGAACCTGTTTTTGATAAACTACATGCAGAGTTAGGAAAAGCGATGCTTTCTATTAATGCTGTTAAAGGTTTTGAATATGGTAGTGGTTTTTCGGGTTCAGAAATGAAAGGAAGTCAGCATAATGACCTATATAATACTGATGGAACAACTAAAACCAATCTTTCTGGAGGTATTCAGGGTGGGATTAGTAACGGAATGGATATTTACTTTAGGGTAGCTTTTAAACCTGTTGCTACAATTATGCAAACTCAAGACTCATTAGATAATAAAGGAAATATTACTCCAATGACAGGTAAGGGACGCCATGATCCATGTGTTGTTCCTCGTGCTGTGCCAATTGTTGAAGCCATGGCTGCAATAGTTCTTGCAGATTTTCATTTGATTAACAAAACATATTAG
- a CDS encoding formimidoylglutamase, with protein MEKLIPFTINDLAKVTNHRSGEIKFGEKMLIVPKGADVIDFLKNCEAKYVLLGIPEDIGIRANYGRPGAASAWDSAIKSIANIQHNRFCKGNHIVVLGQIDVRQEMKEVEHLDFNDIDDRSKLSQLVERVDKEVSHVIFNVIKAGKIPIIIGGGHNNAYGNIKGAALAHGKPINAVNFDAHSDFRILEGRHSGNGFSYAYEEGFLKKYFIFGLHENYTSKSVLDIIKKIEDRVRYNTYDSVKIRKEKDFNAEMQFALDFVKTDIYGIEIDLDAIPNIASSAMTLSGFSIEELRQFITYFGQHQNAAYIHICEGAPDLGEEKNSHLIGKLIGYLITDFIKANYQKI; from the coding sequence ATGGAAAAACTAATCCCTTTTACTATTAACGACTTAGCTAAAGTTACGAATCACAGAAGTGGTGAAATTAAATTTGGCGAAAAAATGCTTATAGTTCCAAAGGGAGCTGACGTAATTGATTTTCTTAAAAATTGCGAAGCCAAGTATGTGCTTTTAGGAATTCCCGAAGATATTGGAATCCGCGCCAATTACGGAAGACCAGGTGCTGCATCTGCTTGGGATAGTGCCATAAAGAGTATTGCAAACATCCAGCACAATCGTTTTTGCAAAGGAAACCATATTGTCGTTTTAGGTCAAATTGATGTACGCCAAGAAATGAAAGAAGTAGAACATCTTGATTTCAACGACATCGATGACCGATCAAAACTAAGCCAACTTGTAGAGCGCGTTGACAAAGAGGTTTCACACGTTATATTTAACGTTATCAAAGCAGGAAAAATCCCAATAATCATTGGTGGAGGTCATAACAATGCCTACGGAAACATAAAAGGAGCTGCTCTTGCACATGGAAAACCTATAAATGCAGTTAATTTTGATGCACATTCTGATTTTAGAATTCTCGAAGGAAGACATAGTGGAAATGGATTTTCATATGCCTATGAAGAAGGATTCTTAAAAAAATATTTCATATTTGGTCTACACGAAAATTATACCTCAAAAAGCGTGTTAGATATTATTAAAAAAATTGAAGACCGCGTTCGATACAATACCTATGACAGCGTGAAGATTCGAAAAGAAAAGGATTTCAATGCAGAAATGCAATTTGCTTTAGACTTTGTTAAAACCGACATCTACGGAATCGAAATTGATTTGGATGCAATTCCGAATATCGCAAGTAGCGCCATGACACTAAGTGGCTTTTCTATAGAAGAATTAAGACAGTTTATCACTTATTTTGGTCAACATCAAAATGCAGCCTACATCCATATTTGTGAAGGTGCACCTGATTTAGGTGAAGAAAAAAACAGCCATTTAATAGGCAAACTAATAGGCTATTTGATTACAGATTTTATAAAAGCTAATTATCAAAAAATCTAA
- a CDS encoding glutaminyl-peptide cyclotransferase, whose amino-acid sequence MKKHNTLAFILLGITLIGCNETKKSENSIFSFDDSAFPAHFLTNQSVSLGVLNPDSKQIDSIAYFVNDKKVGSVKGLNKVNFELKDQKLGYQKLKAVVYFDGDNSEATSRIELVSNVQPKLLKYKIVNTYPHDVKAFTEGLEFFRDTLYESTGQKGDSYFRKFDYKTGKVYKEITLDSKYFGEGITIINNKLYQLSWQEKTGFIYDINTLKLIKTFQYDKDIEGWGMTNDGKYIYQGDGTEKIWKMDPETQKMIDYINVYSGTSKIKAINELELINGKFYVNVFQKDAIAVVNQTNGAVEGILDMSGLRKQLAPSITIDDVLNGIAYNPKTKTIFVTGKNWDKMFEITVSE is encoded by the coding sequence ATGAAAAAACATAACACACTAGCTTTCATTTTATTAGGAATAACACTAATCGGATGCAATGAGACAAAAAAAAGTGAAAATTCTATATTTTCTTTTGACGATTCTGCTTTTCCAGCACATTTTCTGACAAATCAGTCTGTTTCCTTAGGAGTTTTAAACCCAGATTCTAAACAAATCGATAGTATTGCCTACTTTGTAAACGACAAAAAAGTCGGATCGGTGAAAGGTTTAAACAAAGTAAACTTTGAATTGAAAGATCAAAAACTAGGATACCAAAAACTAAAAGCGGTAGTTTATTTTGATGGAGATAACTCAGAAGCTACTTCTAGAATAGAATTAGTTTCAAACGTACAACCAAAATTACTGAAATATAAAATTGTAAACACCTATCCACACGATGTGAAAGCATTTACTGAAGGTCTAGAATTTTTCAGAGATACCCTTTACGAAAGTACAGGACAAAAAGGAGATTCTTATTTTAGAAAGTTCGATTACAAAACAGGTAAAGTATATAAAGAGATCACACTTGATAGTAAATATTTTGGCGAAGGAATTACCATCATCAACAACAAACTATACCAATTATCTTGGCAAGAAAAAACAGGTTTTATATATGATATCAATACATTAAAACTTATCAAAACGTTCCAATATGACAAAGACATTGAAGGTTGGGGAATGACAAATGACGGTAAATACATTTATCAAGGTGATGGAACTGAAAAGATTTGGAAGATGGATCCAGAAACTCAAAAAATGATTGATTACATCAATGTTTACTCAGGAACTTCTAAAATTAAAGCTATAAACGAGCTAGAATTAATCAACGGAAAATTCTATGTAAATGTTTTCCAAAAAGATGCAATTGCTGTAGTAAACCAAACAAATGGAGCTGTCGAAGGAATACTTGATATGTCAGGGTTACGCAAACAATTAGCACCTAGTATAACAATCGACGACGTTTTAAACGGAATTGCATACAACCCAAAAACAAAAACAATTTTTGTAACAGGTAAAAACTGGGACAAAATGTTCGAAATCACTGTTTCAGAATAA
- a CDS encoding dicarboxylate/amino acid:cation symporter, translated as MNNKTETKKTSFFRGLTGQILIAMFLGATLGIILHNTISHEAAVEFSNKIKMLATIFIRLVQMIISPLVFTTLVVGIAKLGDIKTVGRIGGKALAWFFTASFVSLLIGLFYINVLQPGVGLKLDHVDMAAATEVTAKTTTLSFENFVEHIVPKSIFEAMATNEILQIVVFSIFFGLAGASLGSSVKPVINALDKVSHIVLKMVNYVMNFAPIGVFGAIAGVFAVRDAGELAITYFKFFGSFLVGISTLWVVLILVGYIFLKGRMTELLKRITGPVAIAFGTTSSEAVFPKLTEELEEFGVKDKIVSFMLPLGYSFNLDGSMMYMTFASIFIAQFYGIHLDIGTQMVMLLVLMLTSKGIAGVPRASLVVVAATCGMFDIPIEGIAIILPIDHFCDMFRSATNVLGNALATSVVGKWEGDKEINFDAPEDVNG; from the coding sequence ATGAACAATAAAACAGAGACGAAAAAAACATCTTTTTTCAGAGGGCTAACAGGGCAAATTCTTATTGCAATGTTTCTTGGTGCTACTTTAGGAATTATATTGCATAATACTATATCACACGAAGCAGCGGTAGAGTTTAGTAACAAGATAAAAATGCTAGCTACTATATTCATTCGTTTGGTACAAATGATAATCTCTCCTTTGGTATTTACAACTCTAGTAGTTGGAATTGCTAAACTTGGAGATATAAAAACAGTAGGTAGAATTGGAGGGAAAGCTTTAGCATGGTTTTTTACAGCTTCTTTTGTATCGTTGTTAATAGGTTTATTTTATATTAATGTTTTGCAGCCAGGAGTAGGTTTAAAGTTAGACCATGTTGATATGGCAGCTGCGACTGAAGTAACTGCAAAAACAACAACTTTATCTTTTGAAAACTTTGTTGAACATATTGTTCCTAAAAGTATTTTTGAAGCAATGGCAACCAATGAAATATTGCAGATTGTTGTTTTTTCTATCTTTTTTGGATTGGCTGGTGCTTCATTAGGAAGTTCAGTAAAGCCAGTTATAAACGCTTTAGATAAAGTTTCGCATATTGTTCTTAAAATGGTAAACTATGTGATGAACTTTGCTCCAATTGGTGTTTTTGGTGCCATTGCAGGAGTATTTGCTGTAAGAGACGCTGGAGAATTAGCGATTACATATTTTAAGTTTTTCGGATCATTTCTTGTCGGAATAAGTACTTTATGGGTTGTTTTAATTTTAGTAGGTTATATTTTTCTTAAAGGAAGAATGACTGAATTATTAAAACGAATTACAGGACCTGTAGCTATTGCTTTTGGAACTACTAGTAGTGAGGCTGTTTTTCCTAAATTAACTGAAGAATTAGAGGAATTTGGGGTAAAAGATAAAATAGTTTCTTTTATGTTGCCGTTGGGTTATTCTTTTAATCTTGATGGTAGTATGATGTATATGACTTTTGCAAGTATTTTTATTGCTCAGTTTTATGGTATACATTTAGATATTGGAACCCAAATGGTTATGCTTTTGGTTTTAATGTTGACCAGTAAAGGTATTGCAGGAGTACCAAGGGCTAGTTTGGTTGTTGTTGCTGCTACATGCGGTATGTTTGATATTCCTATTGAAGGAATTGCTATAATCTTACCAATTGACCATTTTTGTGATATGTTCCGTAGCGCGACCAATGTACTAGGAAATGCTCTTGCAACATCGGTAGTGGGGAAATGGGAAGGTGATAAAGAGATTAATTTTGACGCTCCAGAGGATGTTAATGGTTAA
- a CDS encoding DEAD/DEAH box helicase, whose translation MLFEDLSLSKSIQKAVYEEGYTNPTPIQEQSIPIVLSGRDLIGCAQTGTGKTAAFAIPIIHQLHRIVGSSKKAKQIRALIVTPTRELAVQIGQSFETYAKYTNLTQLTIFGGVSQNPQVDTLKKGVDILVATPGRLLDLQKQGFLDLDHLHVLVLDEADQMLDMGFINDVKKIVKLTPKNRQTLLFSATMPIAIRELAEMFLQDPAKVEVSPVSSTAENVEQRVYFVEKTEKRNLLYHLIKNEELSNVLVFSRTKHGADNVVKALRKNNIAAEAIHGDKSQNARQRVLDAFKNKEVGVLVATDIAARGIDIDQLPYVINFDLPNIPETYVHRIGRTGRAGNGGVAISFCSKDEHGYWKDIQKLIKVDVKTVSDHPYQWHAGSPEAAATAKPKNSNRSGGAHKSRKSDASKQNKKRWY comes from the coding sequence ATGTTATTCGAAGACTTATCACTTTCAAAAAGTATACAAAAAGCCGTATATGAAGAAGGCTACACAAACCCTACTCCTATCCAAGAGCAATCTATTCCGATTGTTTTATCAGGAAGAGATTTAATAGGGTGTGCCCAAACAGGTACCGGAAAAACTGCAGCATTTGCTATTCCTATTATACATCAATTACACCGAATCGTAGGCTCATCAAAAAAAGCCAAGCAAATTCGTGCACTTATAGTAACACCTACAAGAGAGTTAGCCGTACAAATTGGACAAAGTTTTGAAACTTATGCTAAATACACCAACTTAACACAGCTTACAATATTTGGTGGAGTTTCACAAAATCCACAAGTAGATACTCTTAAAAAAGGAGTAGATATTCTGGTAGCAACTCCAGGAAGATTACTTGATTTACAAAAACAAGGATTTTTAGATTTAGATCATTTACATGTTTTAGTCCTAGATGAAGCAGATCAAATGCTAGACATGGGATTCATTAATGATGTAAAAAAGATTGTAAAACTTACTCCAAAAAACAGACAAACACTATTGTTCTCAGCTACAATGCCAATTGCAATTCGTGAACTAGCTGAAATGTTCTTACAAGATCCAGCAAAAGTCGAAGTCTCTCCTGTATCATCTACAGCAGAAAACGTAGAACAACGTGTTTATTTTGTAGAAAAAACAGAAAAAAGAAACTTACTTTATCATTTAATAAAAAATGAAGAACTATCGAATGTTTTGGTTTTCTCTAGAACAAAACACGGAGCCGATAATGTTGTAAAAGCACTTAGAAAAAACAATATCGCTGCCGAAGCAATTCACGGTGATAAATCTCAAAACGCAAGACAACGCGTACTTGATGCTTTCAAAAACAAAGAAGTTGGTGTTCTTGTAGCTACAGATATAGCAGCACGTGGAATTGATATCGATCAATTACCGTATGTTATCAATTTCGACTTACCTAATATTCCAGAAACATACGTTCACCGAATTGGTAGAACGGGTCGTGCAGGAAACGGAGGAGTTGCAATTTCTTTTTGTAGCAAAGACGAACACGGATACTGGAAAGACATTCAAAAACTAATAAAAGTTGATGTAAAAACAGTTTCTGACCACCCTTATCAATGGCATGCTGGAAGTCCAGAAGCTGCAGCAACGGCTAAGCCTAAAAACTCAAACCGAAGTGGTGGAGCACATAAATCAAGAAAATCAGATGCATCTAAGCAAAATAAAAAACGTTGGTACTAA
- a CDS encoding response regulator has product MSGIRILLIFFWIFCLGQPVFAKTELPTVDEISKTANIALKYLNESDFEKSLIVSRVALQQALIAKDNNLIAFSYNIIATNYNEFSEFDKAIYYYKKALSFANKTTNNVLKNKINNNLGNVYCFEKKQYKKGIEHYKKSLEYSKKEKDSSLVYFINLNITWAYFDIGEFKLGLPYFNYIRAHHKEHFNKPSVVVFNMLNGMYYSHMKDNAKANESFLQAIKHGVSGVVNSDLLYSYIEYSKFLNKIGDYKNAYKYIVKYNEIKEKIYNEEKLKKAESAGFNLELDEYKRQIGKIEIEKGLQDQSLKKSKIIVLLFVLTSCIFLILIVTLYKNVIFKKKTNAKLLFTNEELIKAKEQAEEASILKTQFISTISHELRTPLYGVVGITNMLLEEHKELARSKHLSSLKFSARYLLSLVNDILQINKIEENKIVLESLTFNMTDEINMIKNSLSFLSQKNNNQITVMIDPAIPEYLIGDKLRFAQILMNLVSNALKFTKNGEVSVIANLVEVIGKANFIEFQIKDTGMGIAAVDQDKIFEKFVQVGRNEEDYQGTGLGLTIVKRLLSLFGSSISLESNVGEGTVFTFTIVFEHDLERTKSIINEIQVDLTCSQMFKVLVVEDNLINQIVTKKIIEKNNYSCTVVDDGYAALEILDVEDFDVVLMDINMPMMNGFETTRKIRLKGIKTPIVALTAFDKDEISEEAISAGINDIIIKPFESVKLFKIINCLIVETKNVG; this is encoded by the coding sequence ATGTCTGGAATTCGTATTCTTTTGATTTTTTTTTGGATATTTTGTTTAGGTCAACCAGTGTTTGCCAAAACAGAATTACCAACTGTAGATGAAATTTCAAAAACCGCTAATATTGCGCTTAAGTATTTAAATGAATCCGATTTTGAAAAATCACTAATCGTTTCACGTGTTGCTTTGCAACAAGCATTAATAGCTAAAGACAATAACTTAATTGCTTTCTCATATAATATTATTGCAACAAATTATAATGAGTTTTCTGAATTTGATAAAGCAATATACTATTATAAAAAAGCACTCTCCTTTGCCAATAAAACAACTAATAATGTTTTAAAAAATAAAATTAATAATAACTTGGGTAACGTGTATTGTTTTGAAAAAAAACAATACAAAAAAGGAATTGAGCATTATAAAAAATCTCTCGAGTACAGTAAAAAAGAAAAAGACAGCTCGCTTGTTTATTTCATTAATCTAAATATTACATGGGCATATTTTGATATTGGCGAATTTAAATTAGGCTTGCCTTATTTTAATTACATAAGGGCGCATCATAAAGAGCACTTCAATAAGCCTTCTGTTGTTGTGTTTAATATGCTTAACGGAATGTATTACTCTCATATGAAGGATAATGCTAAGGCTAATGAGAGTTTCTTGCAAGCAATTAAGCATGGGGTTTCTGGGGTTGTAAACTCTGATTTATTGTATTCGTATATTGAATATTCTAAGTTTTTAAATAAAATTGGAGATTATAAAAATGCATACAAATACATTGTTAAGTACAATGAGATAAAAGAAAAAATATACAATGAAGAAAAATTAAAAAAAGCTGAAAGTGCTGGGTTTAATCTTGAATTAGATGAGTATAAAAGGCAGATTGGTAAAATTGAAATTGAAAAAGGACTTCAAGATCAAAGTTTAAAGAAATCTAAGATTATAGTTTTGTTATTTGTTTTGACTTCTTGTATTTTTCTAATCTTAATAGTTACGTTGTATAAAAATGTTATTTTTAAAAAGAAGACAAATGCTAAGTTGTTATTTACAAATGAAGAACTTATCAAGGCTAAAGAACAAGCAGAAGAAGCTTCCATTCTTAAAACGCAATTTATATCTACAATAAGCCATGAATTACGTACGCCTTTATATGGTGTTGTTGGGATAACAAATATGTTATTAGAAGAGCATAAGGAATTAGCAAGAAGTAAGCATTTGAGTTCTTTGAAGTTCTCGGCTAGGTATTTATTGTCTTTAGTTAATGATATTCTTCAAATTAATAAAATTGAAGAGAATAAAATTGTACTCGAAAGTTTGACTTTTAATATGACTGACGAGATTAACATGATTAAAAATTCATTGTCTTTTTTGTCTCAAAAAAATAACAATCAGATTACAGTAATGATTGACCCAGCTATTCCAGAATATCTGATTGGGGACAAACTTAGATTTGCTCAAATTTTAATGAACTTAGTGAGTAATGCTTTAAAATTTACTAAAAATGGAGAAGTGTCTGTTATTGCAAACTTGGTAGAAGTCATTGGTAAAGCAAACTTTATTGAATTTCAGATAAAAGATACTGGAATGGGCATTGCAGCTGTAGATCAGGATAAAATTTTTGAGAAGTTTGTACAAGTTGGGCGAAATGAAGAGGATTATCAAGGAACTGGTTTAGGGTTGACAATTGTGAAACGATTGTTAAGTTTGTTTGGAAGTTCAATCTCTTTAGAAAGTAATGTTGGGGAAGGGACGGTATTTACATTTACAATAGTTTTTGAACATGATCTTGAGAGGACAAAAAGTATAATTAATGAAATTCAGGTTGATTTAACGTGTAGTCAAATGTTTAAAGTCTTAGTTGTCGAGGATAATTTAATTAATCAAATAGTTACTAAGAAAATTATAGAAAAGAATAATTATAGCTGTACTGTTGTTGATGATGGGTATGCGGCTTTAGAAATATTAGATGTCGAGGATTTTGATGTGGTTTTAATGGATATTAATATGCCAATGATGAATGGGTTTGAAACTACAAGAAAAATACGTTTAAAAGGTATAAAAACGCCTATTGTAGCTTTAACAGCTTTTGATAAAGATGAAATTAGTGAAGAGGCTATTTCTGCTGGTATAAATGATATTATAATAAAACCTTTTGAATCTGTGAAACTATTCAAAATTATAAATTGCCTTATAGTAGAAACAAAAAACGTTGGTTAG
- a CDS encoding UDP-2,3-diacylglucosamine diphosphatase: MKKRTVEVVVISDVHLGTYGSHARELSNYLSSIKPKILVLNGDIIDAWQFRKSYFPKSHLKVIQKIIAFASKGTKVYYVTGNHDEILRKFSEMTMGSFALVDKLILELDDKKAWIFHGDVFDASVQHSKWIAKLGGIGYDYLILTNRFVNWCLSKIDREPYSFSKKIKASVKKAVKHISDFETTATDLAIEKKYDYVICGHIHEPKIIKKENKNGSTLYLNSGDWIENLTALEYHKKRWKLFHYSQMNFEEEENLFEMEDSISNQLITSHFIPK; this comes from the coding sequence TTGAAAAAAAGAACTGTTGAAGTTGTCGTAATATCAGATGTACATTTAGGAACCTACGGAAGTCACGCCAGAGAACTAAGCAACTATTTATCAAGCATTAAACCGAAAATATTAGTATTAAATGGAGATATAATAGACGCTTGGCAATTCCGAAAATCATACTTTCCAAAGTCTCATTTAAAGGTTATACAAAAAATTATTGCTTTCGCTTCTAAGGGAACTAAAGTGTATTATGTAACTGGAAACCACGATGAAATTTTAAGAAAATTCAGCGAAATGACAATGGGGAGTTTTGCCCTTGTTGATAAATTAATTCTAGAATTAGATGATAAAAAAGCTTGGATTTTTCACGGGGACGTATTCGATGCATCTGTACAACATTCAAAATGGATTGCAAAACTCGGTGGAATTGGGTACGATTATCTCATTTTAACCAATAGATTCGTAAACTGGTGCTTATCTAAAATAGACCGAGAACCCTACTCTTTTTCAAAAAAGATAAAAGCAAGCGTAAAAAAAGCTGTCAAACACATTTCAGACTTCGAAACAACAGCAACCGATTTGGCAATAGAAAAGAAATATGATTATGTAATCTGTGGACATATCCATGAGCCAAAAATTATAAAAAAAGAGAACAAAAATGGCTCGACATTATATCTAAATTCGGGAGACTGGATTGAGAACTTAACTGCATTGGAATACCATAAAAAAAGATGGAAGCTATTTCACTACTCCCAAATGAATTTTGAAGAAGAAGAAAATCTCTTTGAAATGGAGGATAGCATAAGTAATCAATTGATTACATCACATTTTATCCCTAAATAG
- the hutI gene encoding imidazolonepropionase codes for MTTLIINIKELIQVRETAISKVSGADMAILPTIKNAYLVLKDNLIAGFGTMESIPEIKADTTIDATGKMILPTWCDSHTHIVYAGNREQEFVDRINGLSYEEIANRGGGILNSAKKLNETSEEDIYNQSKARLEEVMRLGTGAVEIKSGYGLTVDGELKMLRVIKKLSENYPVTIKATFLGAHAFPLEFKENKKGYIDEIILKMLPEIAKNKLADYVDVFCETGYFSVEETEQIMEAGVQNGLTPKIHVNQFNSIGGIQAGVKHKALSVDHLEIMTPEDIQALKDTETMPVALPSCSYFLSIPYTPAREMIKAGLPVALATDYNPGSTPSGNMNFVVATACIKMKMTPEEAINAATINGAYAMGVSNTHGSITIGKKANFIITKPITSYYQLPYAFASNLIESVFIEGEIFK; via the coding sequence ATGACAACCCTTATCATCAATATAAAAGAGTTAATACAAGTTCGAGAAACTGCAATCTCTAAAGTTTCTGGAGCCGATATGGCAATTCTTCCAACCATAAAAAATGCTTATTTAGTTTTAAAAGATAATTTAATAGCAGGCTTTGGGACAATGGAAAGTATTCCGGAAATAAAAGCTGACACAACTATTGATGCTACAGGAAAAATGATTCTTCCAACTTGGTGTGACAGTCATACACATATTGTATATGCTGGTAACAGAGAGCAAGAATTTGTAGATAGAATAAATGGTCTTTCTTATGAAGAAATTGCCAATCGTGGTGGTGGAATTTTAAATTCCGCCAAAAAACTTAACGAAACTTCCGAAGAAGATATCTATAACCAATCCAAAGCTAGACTTGAAGAGGTGATGCGATTAGGAACTGGAGCAGTTGAAATAAAATCTGGTTACGGACTTACAGTCGATGGAGAACTAAAAATGCTGAGAGTTATAAAAAAACTTAGCGAAAATTACCCAGTAACCATAAAGGCGACTTTTTTAGGTGCACATGCATTTCCTTTAGAATTTAAAGAAAACAAAAAAGGATACATTGATGAGATCATTCTCAAAATGCTACCCGAAATAGCTAAAAATAAACTAGCTGATTATGTCGATGTATTTTGCGAAACAGGCTATTTTTCTGTAGAAGAAACAGAACAAATCATGGAAGCTGGTGTCCAAAACGGATTAACACCGAAAATCCATGTCAATCAATTCAATTCTATTGGTGGTATCCAAGCAGGTGTTAAACATAAAGCTCTTTCAGTCGATCATCTTGAGATAATGACTCCAGAGGACATCCAAGCATTAAAAGACACTGAAACAATGCCTGTAGCATTGCCATCGTGTTCCTATTTCCTAAGCATTCCATATACACCTGCAAGAGAAATGATAAAAGCAGGATTACCAGTAGCATTAGCTACAGATTACAACCCTGGCTCTACTCCATCTGGTAATATGAATTTTGTTGTTGCTACTGCTTGCATCAAGATGAAAATGACACCCGAAGAAGCTATTAATGCCGCTACAATAAATGGAGCTTATGCAATGGGAGTTTCTAACACACACGGTTCTATAACAATAGGCAAAAAAGCCAATTTCATAATTACTAAACCTATTACCTCTTATTATCAATTGCCTTATGCTTTTGCTAGTAATTTAATAGAAAGTGTTTTTATTGAAGGAGAAATTTTCAAATAA